Part of the Poecilia reticulata strain Guanapo linkage group LG2, Guppy_female_1.0+MT, whole genome shotgun sequence genome is shown below.
CAATTTGGATTCCCACCACCAGGTGGCAGGCTTACATTGTGGTTGCCGAGAGGAGCCGAGTCCTTGATGTCAAGCCTGTAAACGTTTTCCTGAAGAAGGCCAAAAAGAGGGAGGTAGAGCGTGGCGAGTCTGGCTTGGTGActctgaaattaaacaaaaaaggttttactaAGAAATTTATTATAGaagttaaaatatctaaaactatttctgttttagttAGGTAAAGGAGGTACTAAACAAAAAGgctttgtgtattttgtaaaacttaCTGATTGTGGGGATATAGAAACCCAATATTTATACAATTAAACTTCATGAATTGAAAAAGCGCAGTGTTTTAAAAGCACATAAAGcacataaacatttgttttactaaacaatatttaaaacagatctgtaaaaaagtaaaagcaaatacaacttaaaaggaacacagatttaaaaaaaaaaattctgattcaAAATGACGATGATGGGAAAATACATTTGAGTTAAAGGTGGCAGTTTATGGAATGATCTAAATCTCTTTTTTGGATtcaaacaaaatttgaaaattatcACAGTGAAGCCAGATGGAATtagattttttgtgtgtaattttttgtgtattggaaaaatgtttgattttctttttatgtgaatAGAGGGTAGATATAAGTTTATACTTCTTTTTGCTAAAAGAAGTACACACTTCGTTCACGATTTATTGAAGGCGTTTCGCTTTAATTATtgagtgaaaactgaaaatgaataaataaaaaataaaaatggaagtcAGGAGTCAGACTGTGTTGGTATTTTGTAACGTCAGAAACACAATCACAAAGATAAAACTAACATCACTTACCTTAGCAGCGTAGCGGTCATCAAATGTGTGTTTGATCATGAGTCCCTTGAGCACCTGAACGGCGATCTGGCGGATGTCTCTGTGCTCCTGGAGGGCCCCGCCCACCTCCCGCAGCAACAAGCCCACCAGGAAGTGGTTTCGACAGAAGTCGTCGGTCAGGGAGTAGTCCAGCTGCAGATCTGCAGCAAAGCACAAATCAAGAGATGGAactttttgttaattatgaaacaaaatgcaataaaaaaacaaaaggaagttCATAGACAAGGTCACCTTGAAATCTCTGTATTCTGCCTTTGCCGAATGGCATGGGAAGGTTCAGAGGGATGTAGTGCTCGTGGTTGCAAACCACCCGCAGGAACTCAAACTTAAACTCAAACAGAGTCTGGAAAGGACGTagtaaaagcaactttttaggGCGAAGGATTAATCTTAGAAagaaaactttcatttaaaaaagaaacacacctTTGGGTCTCCAGGCACAAAGCAGTTCATGTAGTTATTGATCTGCTTGAATACAAATCCCCTGTCCATGAAGGTAAAGCAGCGCTGGATGTAAAGTGGACAGTGAATCACAATTTATCTTCCTAAAAAGCTTCCCTAGTTGTTCAACATAAACTTTCCCTGCAGAGCAGAAGGGAGGAGGGCTAACCTTAATGAAAAGTGCCAGGCTGTGGTTGGCGTTGCGAGAAGCGTCAAGGTTATCCTTGTATTTCTGGGTGATGTGCGGCATCAACATGTTGACCAGAGTTTCCACAGCGTGGTGGAAGGACGCGGAAAAACGCTGGTTCCTCGAGAGCTGGGAACAGGAAACCGGAGAAGGAGGACGGGAGTTAGGCTCGCCTGGGATTTACCTCAGGAAGAGaaggagacagaaaataaaacacgtACTTTGACTTTACCGCTCTCCGTGAGATAGTAAGCCATCGATTTTACCAGAGCTTCAAAGAAGTACCATGAGTGCTgcaacacagaagaaaaacgttagtggaaggaagaagaaaGGTTAGAAGTGGTATGTGGAAACTTACGAGATAAACACTGAAGTGTGAGAGTGAACATTTTGATTAGCTGTAGttatacatttagtttttttctttataacaaTACACAATAGTAAATATCCAGTTGTTCACCAGTTTCCTAGTATGCAAACACCTGGTTTCTTTAACAGTTTAGTTGTGACAAACTATATGACAACATCTAATAACTGTGAAGACGTTTGTACTTTCTTGTTATTGTTGTTTCCAGATAAACTGCTcttaaagataataataattgtagAGTTTTCTACATCCAAAGCACAAAGTTAACTTTGGCCCACATTTACAATCAGAAAAGTAATTCAGCTGGAGAAACAAGAACATTAgagactgaaaagaaatttggGGATTCTGAAGAAATAGTAACAAGTCATCGACATAAAGTGAAACTTGATGCCCTGAACGTGCTGAAAACAGATAAAGTGAGGGAGTTTCACTTAAAGtggaaaagttttgatttttaaaaatcagtacATACTAAATGAAGAACTAATTCCATCCAAGTACTGTATTTCCATCTGCAACTCAGTCCTGGTAACATTAAGAGTGATTTTGCCCCTTTATAGTGTAAACTTTTGCAtacaaatagctttttttcagGTAAATTGGTGTTTAGTCCTACCTTTGTATTTGTACAGAGTAATAAGCACATTTAGGTTACCTTTAGCAACTTGTTGCTTGTTAAAAAGTCAGTGGACGGCTTGAGAATGGCCGTCATGGCTTTGGCCAGCTCTTCATGAACTGTTCTCAGACAGATGGACGAGTACAGCTCTGGcttaaacacaaactgaaaggagaaaaatgttaCTAGTATATGTTAGTTGTTCCAGGAAAACACACTGAATATCATTGTCAAGTGATATGATAAAAAAGCTTCACCTTGACGAAAGATCTTAGGTAATGCTCAAGTCCCTCCTCATGGCACTGCGCCACCACATGAACCATTACcctgaagaaaagcaaaggagaaaaatggcaacaaaaatgaaaaaccacATTTCTATTATGTCGGTGTGACAGCAGGtcttgaaaaacacaaagagtgtGCCAAATGTCcaatgaaaagaagaaatatggCATTAAGGAGAAAATATCTACCTGGTAACGTTGACAGCCACATCCTCATGCGATGCTCTGGTGAGGATGCAGAACAGCTGGTTGAGGATTGTGGGCAGGAAGTTGACCATCACATGGCCTTCCATTGCATGAAGACTCTAaaaaagatggggaaaaaaacacccaaTAATATCTGCAAATCTTAGCTTTTGATAAGAAATGGttaataaatgaactgaacttttgtttgctttgagcATTTAAAGGATAATGGAGCTCATAATACCTTCAGGTATTTAATCAGTTCTCCCTCTGAAGCTTGCTCTGACATGTCCATGCTTTGACAGTGTTGGAAGAAGTTGTGCAGATGCTGGTCCTGGTGAAAACACGCAATGcgataaataatttaatttaatttaagaaacTGAATCATTGTTCTTCAAGACGGAGCATGACGGAAGTGTGTTTACCTGAGTGTAAACTGTAGATACAAGATGGGTGGAGAGCGTGAACAGCGGTTTGCCTCCATCTACCCATTTAATCTCGGAGCCAGATTGCTGCAGTGATAAATGTGCATGAATTATTGTGCTGCATACTGATCAATGCAAAAGCGACTCTCTGAATATGAAAGCTGTATCCCCAAATGggggataaaaacaaaaacagatcaatactaacattattttcattttatgatgTTATAATTTCATACTACACTTTTTGACTTGAATGTCACATTAACAGGAAGGCTGCAAACTGTAATCCAATGCATgaatttacatacattttcctcttctttttccttttactctTTTGGTAAATGATTTTGGATCTAGACTTTGGTTAGTTTAGAGATTCAAGCCTTTAAAGGCATAAATTGAAAAAGTgatcaaactgatttttatgtgcattcattaaagtttaaatcttTTTGACTGCTTATTCAATGCGGTAAATAATAGATAAGTTAATGAATGCTACATTTGCCtgttaaacctttttttaagtGGCCTGAGCAATAGACTGGAAGTAGTATTTATGTGTATTTCAGTGAAGTCAACATAATCGTGTAACtacactttttcattttgtcatatttttgaaTACACAGTTTATTTTATGGCTTCAGTTGTTtgccttaattcattaaaaaactcACAATCTcagagaaaaacttttttttttacaaagaaaattagaaaaaaacaggagaaatatAGGAAACCCTGAACCGTATCAtaagttttgattttgtttactCATCTGTGCTttgataattacatttatttatttttcttgaaccAGTAGATTTCTGTCTAAACATTTTAGAGGTTTAGACAGATTATAGTTTCTGCtacatttggaaaatgtaaactaaatgcatcaatcaatatttattttcttctttttcttttttgctatttttaggCAACTGAATCTTGAACATTTTAGTTTCTCTAAATCAGGGCAGCAACAGCAGCGTTTGTGTATTACACCAGGAGATTAAattgaaaatgcaaaagaatCAGATGTATATGAAAGCAATGTTTTTTGCCTATTATTGTTATTTGCCTAAAGCAGTGCATCTTCTTTCCCTTCTGAAGCATGAGGGAGATAGACAAAACTGTGATGGGTTCTACTGAACAGCAGAGATTAGAAAATGACTGTAATTAAATTTATAATAAAGAAATCTCCATCAAACACTTCAGAGGCCTGTGTTATAGATTAAAGCTAAGCAGATTTCTGAGGCGTCTGGTGTAAAAGCCTGCGGGGCCTGCGTAAGGTCCCAATCCAATCTCAGCTAACAAGATTTCTATCTTTCAACCTTGAGACACTTTAGGAAATGACAACGGTTCagttgtttttccatatttgagGCTTGAATGCAAATAATTTTGCAGGAAATTCTTTGAATCTCAAGAGTCAAACGTCTGTTCACATCCAAACCCTCACGTGTTCCTTTCGCACGCCAatctaaaaatctaatttttggCTGTTGTTACCTTGCTAACGCCGTCCTGGGAGCTGAGATAGCCAGCAGGTAGATTTGCAGcgacaggaagctgctgttcGTTCATGATGACCCTGCCGCCGTCCTTCAGGAGCGGCAGCCAAGCTGAACCCACTGaagacaagaaataaaaaaaagatgtagcTGCGTTACAGTTTACACAGAAATGAACGTATATAAAATATGCCTGGGGATATTTACCAGGAGACTCTACTACATCCTTCTTCTTGCTGTTGTTGTCACAGCTGACATGAAAGAAGCTGAAGAGAAGGTGATGCTTCTCATGCAGCTGAGTCGGCAGCTCTATTTTAATCTGTAGACAGAAATATAGAGAAATTCGTTCTTCCTCCGATTGACAATTTAATCTTCGAATAAACCTTTACATAAATTAACTCTAATGAGGAACAACAAGCAGGAATACCTCGTCGTAGAACTCAGGGTTATGCTGGTGGTGGAGAACGGCTGCGTAAGCCTGTTTAGCGAAAAGAGGTCCTCCGGGTCGCCCGTAGATGCACTGCAGCAAAGACGGGTGTAAGAGATGAAATAGTGAACAAATGTGTAAGCGTTTTGCACCTTTCTAGGCTCTCTTTCACCTGCTCTCACAAAGCATAATGTAATCTGCAAACATTGTAATCCATgattttttgctaattttctgCTCAGgagtttgtggtgtttttttttttcaacctagAGCCCTCAAACAGATGTAATGAAAAGAGCACCgtgttttgtgtaaatgtacCTTCAGTGGCTGGGTTTCGTCCTCATCAGAGTCCTTAAATTCAACACATACAGCAATGTTCCTTGCCTGGAAATGggtgataaaaacacaaaaacacaaattaaaatcaggaGATAAATATGGAGAGTGTCATTTTGTGCGCGTACGAACACTTCAAGTAGATTTCCAAGAGCTatcttattaaatatttctggtttccTGTAACGAGCTGACCTATTTGggaacaacaataaaaaaaaaaatttaaaaaaaacactcctcTCTTTTAATGTATTAATCAAAAGCCGATGCTTGGCATGCAGATAATTCTCCGCGGCTCTGCAACTGGCCTAAATGAGCTGGAGGCCGCTGCCAGTCGCCTCATGGGCTAAACAGGAGAAGAAAGTGATGATTATATGAGAATGCCTGCCAAATAAAGGAATTGCTTTCCAAATAGGATAGCTTATATGCTTTGGATCTACAGTTCATGTTGCAGATAAGATCTGACTATTcagaagaacaaattaaaagaatttatgaattttttttatgttatgtaaaaaacaacagcaacacaaGCTTGGGGATAAACGTGAatgaaaagacaataaaacGTTACTTTGGTTACAGTAAGGCATTGTAACTACATGCCATTATGACCTTTTCTATACGTACCTTTGCAAATGACTTTTGTCCGTCATACTTGAGGTGTTTCGGGTAGACATACAGGTGGTTTTTATATATAGTGAATGGTTGGGCGCACTTAGCAATACACGGCACAAACTCTTCCACCTCCAGAAGAGCGCTGCCTGAACCATTTTGTTCAAAGTTTCTTACAGGGATGTATGAGGTAGTGACACAGTCTGCAAGGAAGCAGCAAAGAAACACCACTTAGAGGGATAATTATTAACTTCTAGTCATTTAACTAAATGATTAGAAGAAGTTccgaaaaaaataaaaaataaaggtttacTGGGTATGTCCGGTGCGACGTTATCAATAGTAACATCTAAGTTCCCCAGCAGCACAGGGAGTTTGGCCATTTTTTCTGGTCTGCAGggaaaacagaggaagaaaaacttgTTAGAAATTTACCAAAGCTCATTTGGAGAACAGGAAATAGATTgataacagcaacaacaaaaccccTGAAGACAACATACTTCCTGAAGTCAGTGAGGAGCTTGAACATGTCCTCGTCAGACAGCTTGCTGCTGTCCTGTCTGTAAAGAGCTGAGAAGCGAGAGTTTTTCTCCAGAGTTCCTGATGCATCCTTGAATACCGGCCTGCAGAGGGAAAAACGTAAGAACCTGAATATATAGGATAGCTGGGAGTAACACATTTATGCAACagacaacacaaacagaaaacagacttGGTGTAAAAGGCTTTTAATTTTTACCTTTAAGTGAAGGGTTTTATCTACCCTTTTCCTgcctttttaaattgtttttttattataataatactCAGTTGGCACCTTGCTGACAATTTACCCCATGTTGTGACATGTAGCTCAGTTAGCTTAGCAGCAGTTGTGATTAGCTCCAGCAAAAGGAATCAAGTTTCCAGAATTTCAAAGACTCTACATGCTTACAtctaaaacaacataaatataaaatgacttttttgggagctgtaaacaaacaataagTAGAATCTGAACTGACTTTGAAAGTCTGTGAACTTTTCCAATTTAccattctttctctctctcacaaaCTCTTTCCATCAGAATTACCACTGTGGTCTAAAACAGGAACTGTGTGAACAAGATGGAACATATCTGGAGTTTTAATGTCGGTAACCTCAGTGAACAAACACCTGTCCATCTACACACCACATCGGGTCTATCGTAAGCCGACTTCACACCTTGCAGCCCAAGCAAATGGCATCCTGTACTGTCCCAGTCTGCTGCAGGCTGTCTTGGCGTTCTTCAACACCTTTTGAGCCACCTAAAcaagaatgtatttatttaatgtgatCATCTACTAATACAAGAAAGTGAATATCTCTGCTCGTGTACTCACTTTGGTGGAGTCGGAGCTCTTCATGTAAGGTTCGGTGCAGTGGGTGATGCCCCCTTGAAGGACCTTCTCAATTCTGGCAACCAAGAAGATCTCTGGGTGGGGGCAGGTTACAGAGAAGACCCCCTGTGTGGGGTAGTGAGGAGCCAGACCGAGGCCTTCTGGGGGACCTTCGCCGATGATTTCTGAATTGGATCCGTTGCCTTGACCACATGTCATCTGGCGAACCAAAAGGTGGTTGAGATCCACGCGGAAGTCGGCGGAGATCTTTCTGCTGTTCTGGACGTCGAACAGGGACAGGACCACGTAGAACGGTTCAACCTgtggagaaagaagaaacacaAGAAGGAGaggagataaaatgtttttggaaagaCCAAGAGAAGGAGTGAAATATGAAAGATGATAACAGATGTTCCTCCTCCCAAATGTACTTCACAGTTTTCGTCCGGCCCAAATGGATCTTCTTGTTTACGCTTTCCACCATCATTCCCATTACACGAGGCTCTTTATCTGAGGTTTGTGCAGGCTTGTGCTAACAGCTGAGCTTTCAcagctaaaaatatattgtgtAAAGAGGAGTTCTCTTTTCACTAAAAGTGACGTCAGGAAACCACATTTAGTGCTAATGCTTCATGTGAAGCCCTGGCTGGGAGTCAGGATACCAACCCATCAATATGAGCTTTAACAATCAACCATCCAAATGGGCCATCTGAACGATTTAAAACTCCCTGGCATTTGCGTAAATGCCAGGGAGCACTTCAGACTCCAATTTCTGTTCAACAACAAATGCATCCGAAGCTCTCAAGCCTACATTAGTGGTCGGTCCCTCTTCGTTTTCTGTTACGCAGCCCTGCAGGTTGAACGACAAGTTGTGACAGCTGACCAGGACTCTCTTCCCGAACTTCTCCTCAAACGGACGCACGTCTGGTTCGATGCCAGAAAAGTCCAGTTTCTGTGACAAACCGTAGTTGTCGTTAGGAGGCTTAAATCTTGTCACAGTACTTATAATCCAGAACTTCCTCACCTGAGTGTCTGGATCCAGAGTAAACAGCTTTAGGCGAGCTTCGCTTCTCATTCTGGATTCGACATCTCTAGCAGTCTGgtagaaatcaaattaaatgtttttttaaaaaaagagatgtgCACAGATTCCTGCAGGATATAGAATAAGTCGAAAAGAGCTTGAATCTGATACTTGGTCAGAACTGTAAAGCAATACAAGTACAGTGAGctttgtgtacatttgtaatCAGACCTCTAGGAGGTCATTGggtttttatttcccaaaaattttgaaaattatgtaTCCTTATCTATCCccttttcaccatgttattttGACCTAacagaaaatcccaataaaatacactattgTTGCTTGTTGTGACCTAAAAACTTGTGcaaaagttcaagaggtgtgaaaacttttgattcagaaatcaaaacaaaatgttgaaatgcaAGTATGAAGGAAACAGCAGTGAATAATAAATCTATCTGGGATCATCAAtgtttttggatttgtttttttaaagaaaacaaatcccaTAATAGGCCTAGATGATTGTTTTTAGAATACCACGTTCACTCCCTGTGAGCAGAAGAAGTATTCCACTTGGAGAAGCAAACACACTTATCCAGATGTGCAGCAGAGTGACCACCATGTGGAAAATGTGGCTCCAGGAAACCCAGACATTTGACTAATTAGCTTACAGCTTCGGTTACAAATAATCAAGAAACTTTCTGCGCATCAGATCCTATTGGGGCTCGCAAGCAGCAACAGATTTGATTTGTTGGGTGTTATGAGTGAAGGTGTAGCTTAAATAGATAAACAGGTTACCTGAAAGTTGTCTTGAAAGCTTCCAGAGGAAAGCTCTGCTTTTCCGTGCTCCTCATCTGTTAGAAAGATCAACATGAGTTTTGTTAGCTGTGGTTTGTTATAGCAGAACCATAATGAAGTGTTGGTTTTTAGCCTTTCTGGaaacaccaaaagaaaaaacatttaggttaGGAAGTTATGAATGATTTTCAAAGTGTAACATTTTTCTCCTTGGGgggaaacttaaaaataaaaacatgtgcaaaaaggtttaaaatccCACAAGATATCTGGAACAAATGCATTATAAACAGTGTGAaacatggaggggaaaaaaataaagcagaaattgtTGAGGAGATCAGAAAAAACTACCATCATTCAGATCGCCGTTCCTTTTCTCCTGCATGGCCTGTTCGAAGCTGCTGTGAAGAATCTTGTTCAGGATGCTGATCCACTCCTCCATTTCTGCTTCGCTGTCAGCGGCCAGCAGGAACGTGCTCTTGTCCTGCATCTTCAGCTCAAACGCAAACCGACGCACTTTGCTATTCTGAAAATACGCGAGTAATCCTGAGCTTTATCCTCAAGTTTAACTTTCAAAGAATCTGTGCGCAGGCAACGCTACCTGAACAACCCCCATGCACGAGTCGAGAAAGATGGTTCCTTTGGGTTCCTTGGAGGTGTTTTCATCTTTATAGAAGTTGAGGTTGTAGGAGCCGTCACCCAGCTGAGCCAGATGGAAGTATCTCCTCTTGAAGGACTGGAGGATGAAAATAGAGACTGTGAAAACCAGTGTTGTTTATCGTTTcaatctaaaaataaagaggGAACGGGGCATGGGAACGCTCCGTGGGTAATAGTGAAAACGTCAAGGGCTATCTATAGCGAGGCCTAATCTGATTTCCaaatgtgcaagaaaaaaatgcaaacattatcGCCTTAAAAGTCATTGAAAACAtgaggagaaacagaaaagcGTTGATTATTGAGGTACATTTTCATCTGGACGTGGgtagaatgaaaaataaaaactttcgcAAACTTTTTCAGcgaaatataggagcttgttttaagtaaataatttattaatattgattttttttttttaagtactagCTCCACTGggatattcttttaaaaaaacattttccccatgttataatGAAATGATCTGCTAGTGGAGCTAGAACTTTTCATCAATAagggattattgacttaaaacaagctgctatatgtttctgaaaagttactcagtcagttttgctttatttcaagtgaaccaAAATTTGCAATATAAACTAGAGCAAaggttttgtggttttgaaaaCTGAGACAAATGAGGATTGATGTCGAACTgagatttttttacttaaggGTAACATTTCCTCTAGAATGCTCACCCTCATGGTAACACTAATCGCACTGTTCATGTTGCCTTTGTAGAGCCAGCCATGCTTCGACACGCCTCCCTTTTGTGATCCAAGAGAGGCTGCATCCTggaggagataaaaaaaataaaaaaaatgtttcatttaggTAAAAAATACTGTTCTCTACTTATTATGTCTCTCCAAAAGAGAATAGAATCAACAGGATTTCCTGTTTGAGGAGAGATGTTTGGAAACTCTACCTCGTCTTTTTCCACGTCTTCGTCCACTTCAAACACGTGGGCAGCAAGCTTCTCCGGTCTCAACACCTTGCTGAAGGACAAATGTCACATTCATTTCACTTGGTTCAGTTTAAACTTCCTCTTGTCATACAATCATTTTTCATCATATATATAACCATTAGATTTTTCATTATTCATTAGCACTGCTACAACCGCCTTCAATTGTGACTTTAAATTATGACTAAGAAATTCAAAgtgtatatttttcaaatgaatatcTGTGGTTTCTGATTACAATTTGAGTTTGTATGTGGTGGGcccacaaagtagtgcataagaaagataaaattactttttattcttcaaattaCAAATTGGAGGACCAAATTGAAGAGAAAgctaaaactaatattttcgtggcagcatcatgtcaaCAGAGTTGATGTTCATGGCCTCTCTGTGTGCAATATGTGCAAACCTAGTAGGAACATACCTAAAAAGACTTTAAGGTGCCGATTAAAGGGGGTGGAACACGAAT
Proteins encoded:
- the LOC103474130 gene encoding dedicator of cytokinesis protein 9-like isoform X9, coding for MQCRTAKAPKREMVIESPQQYKSLAEIEAEVEGVPQVPVVKPKIIEPLDYENVLLQRKTQIISDVLRDMLQFPTEDFQISTLRRQGRTLLSTVPETAEKEASSLFVQECIKTYKSDWHVVNYKYEEYSGDFRQLPHKVLRPEKLAAHVFEVDEDVEKDEDAASLGSQKGGVSKHGWLYKGNMNSAISVTMRSFKRRYFHLAQLGDGSYNLNFYKDENTSKEPKGTIFLDSCMGVVQNSKVRRFAFELKMQDKSTFLLAADSEAEMEEWISILNKILHSSFEQAMQEKRNGDLNDDEEHGKAELSSGSFQDNFQTARDVESRMRSEARLKLFTLDPDTQKLDFSGIEPDVRPFEEKFGKRVLVSCHNLSFNLQGCVTENEEGPTTNVEPFYVVLSLFDVQNSRKISADFRVDLNHLLVRQMTCGQGNGSNSEIIGEGPPEGLGLAPHYPTQGVFSVTCPHPEIFLVARIEKVLQGGITHCTEPYMKSSDSTKVAQKVLKNAKTACSRLGQYRMPFAWAARPVFKDASGTLEKNSRFSALYRQDSSKLSDEDMFKLLTDFRKPEKMAKLPVLLGNLDVTIDNVAPDIPNCVTTSYIPVRNFEQNGSGSALLEVEEFVPCIAKCAQPFTIYKNHLYVYPKHLKYDGQKSFAKARNIAVCVEFKDSDEDETQPLKCIYGRPGGPLFAKQAYAAVLHHQHNPEFYDEIKIELPTQLHEKHHLLFSFFHVSCDNNSKKKDVVESPVGSAWLPLLKDGGRVIMNEQQLPVAANLPAGYLSSQDGVSKQSGSEIKWVDGGKPLFTLSTHLVSTVYTQDQHLHNFFQHCQSMDMSEQASEGELIKYLKSLHAMEGHVMVNFLPTILNQLFCILTRASHEDVAVNVTRVMVHVVAQCHEEGLEHYLRSFVKFVFKPELYSSICLRTVHEELAKAMTAILKPSTDFLTSNKLLKHSWYFFEALVKSMAYYLTESGKVKLSRNQRFSASFHHAVETLVNMLMPHITQKYKDNLDASRNANHSLALFIKRCFTFMDRGFVFKQINNYMNCFVPGDPKTLFEFKFEFLRVVCNHEHYIPLNLPMPFGKGRIQRFQDLQLDYSLTDDFCRNHFLVGLLLREVGGALQEHRDIRQIAVQVLKGLMIKHTFDDRYAAKSHQARLATLYLPLFGLLQENVYRLDIKDSAPLGNHNNMREDSLVPNSMVTPQKPGSCIENALHKDVFGVISGTASPHSSTPNVSSVHHADSRGSLASTDSANSLLDKSSDKTNSLEKSQCVSAVGSTVLRCDKLDRDEIGNLLMCFLHILKSMSEEALFAYWNKAAPSELMDFFTLIEICLHQFRYMGKRFIARSQEGAGPVAADRKSLTLPVSRTRAGILHARLQQLGALENSHTINNVYCHTEVDVNSQCLLEANVSTEVCLTVLDTLSTFIMGFKTQLNSDLGHNPLMKTVFQVHLCFLQIPQSEAALKQVFTSLRTFIFKFPCTFFDGRADMCASLCYEILKCCNSKLSFIRSDAAHLLYFLMKSNFDYTGRKSFVRTHLQVVIAVSQLIADVIGIGSTRFQQSLSIVNNCANSDKSIKHTAFPSDVKDLTKRIRTVLMATEQMKEHENDPEMLVDLQYSLAKSYTSTPELRKTWLDSMARIHNKNGDLSEAAMCYVHVAALVAEYLWRKGMFRQGCSAFRVITPNIDEEAAMMEDVGMQDVHFSEEVLLELLEECADGLWKAERYELIADVYRLIIPIYEERRDFEKLTHLYDTLHRAYTKVMEVMHTGKRLLGTYFRVAFFGQGFFEDEDGKEYIYKEPKFTPLSEISQRLLKLYSDKFGPENVKIIQDSGKVNPKDLDSKYAYIQVTHVMPHLDDKELDDRKTDFEKSHNIRRFVFETPFTVSGKKQGGVEEQCKRRTILTTTHCFPYVKKRIAVMYQHQSDLSPIEVAIDEMSAKVGELRLLCSASEVDMIRLQLKLQGSISVQVNAGPLAYARAFLDNGSAKRYPDNKVKQLKEVFRQFVDACGQALGVNERLIKEDQHEYHDEMKANYRDMIRELSSIMHEQINPVEDGTRSTLSDSMGIFNAISGTPSSTNSQGSTTVL
- the LOC103474130 gene encoding dedicator of cytokinesis protein 9-like isoform X6 — translated: MGCTTSVVLLEGLRSILERNCTYVKGSVELGALEDEEEAQTLWGSHQWIPTTALVKPKIIEPLDYENVLLQRKTQIISDVLRDMLQFPTEDFQISTLRRQGRTLLSTVPETAEKEASSLFVQECIKTYKSDWHVVNYKYEEYSGDFRQLPHKVLRPEKLAAHVFEVDEDVEKDEDAASLGSQKGGVSKHGWLYKGNMNSAISVTMRSFKRRYFHLAQLGDGSYNLNFYKDENTSKEPKGTIFLDSCMGVVQNSKVRRFAFELKMQDKSTFLLAADSEAEMEEWISILNKILHSSFEQAMQEKRNGDLNDDEEHGKAELSSGSFQDNFQTARDVESRMRSEARLKLFTLDPDTQKLDFSGIEPDVRPFEEKFGKRVLVSCHNLSFNLQGCVTENEEGPTTNVEPFYVVLSLFDVQNSRKISADFRVDLNHLLVRQMTCGQGNGSNSEIIGEGPPEGLGLAPHYPTQGVFSVTCPHPEIFLVARIEKVLQGGITHCTEPYMKSSDSTKVAQKVLKNAKTACSRLGQYRMPFAWAARPVFKDASGTLEKNSRFSALYRQDSSKLSDEDMFKLLTDFRKPEKMAKLPVLLGNLDVTIDNVAPDIPNCVTTSYIPVRNFEQNGSGSALLEVEEFVPCIAKCAQPFTIYKNHLYVYPKHLKYDGQKSFAKARNIAVCVEFKDSDEDETQPLKCIYGRPGGPLFAKQAYAAVLHHQHNPEFYDEIKIELPTQLHEKHHLLFSFFHVSCDNNSKKKDVVESPVGSAWLPLLKDGGRVIMNEQQLPVAANLPAGYLSSQDGVSKQSGSEIKWVDGGKPLFTLSTHLVSTVYTQDQHLHNFFQHCQSMDMSEQASEGELIKYLKSLHAMEGHVMVNFLPTILNQLFCILTRASHEDVAVNVTRVMVHVVAQCHEEGLEHYLRSFVKFVFKPELYSSICLRTVHEELAKAMTAILKPSTDFLTSNKLLKHSWYFFEALVKSMAYYLTESGKVKLSRNQRFSASFHHAVETLVNMLMPHITQKYKDNLDASRNANHSLALFIKRCFTFMDRGFVFKQINNYMNCFVPGDPKTLFEFKFEFLRVVCNHEHYIPLNLPMPFGKGRIQRFQDLQLDYSLTDDFCRNHFLVGLLLREVGGALQEHRDIRQIAVQVLKGLMIKHTFDDRYAAKSHQARLATLYLPLFGLLQENVYRLDIKDSAPLGNHNNMREDSLVPNSMVTPQKPGSCIENALHKDVFGVISGTASPHSSTPNVSSVHHADSRGSLASTDSANSLLDKSSDKTNSLEKSQCVSAVGSTVLRCDKLDRDEIGNLLMCFLHILKSMSEEALFAYWNKAAPSELMDFFTLIEICLHQFRYMGKRFIARSQEGAGPVAADRKSLTLPVSRTRAGILHARLQQLGALENSHTINNVYCHTEVDVNSQCLLEANVSTEVCLTVLDTLSTFIMGFKTQLNSDLGHNPLMKTVFQVHLCFLQIPQSEAALKQVFTSLRTFIFKFPCTFFDGRADMCASLCYEILKCCNSKLSFIRSDAAHLLYFLMKSNFDYTGRKSFVRTHLQVVIAVSQLIADVIGIGSTRFQQSLSIVNNCANSDKSIKHTAFPSDVKDLTKRIRTVLMATEQMKEHENDPEMLVDLQYSLAKSYTSTPELRKTWLDSMARIHNKNGDLSEAAMCYVHVAALVAEYLWRKGMFRQGCSAFRVITPNIDEEAAMMEDVGMQDVHFSEEVLLELLEECADGLWKAERYELIADVYRLIIPIYEERRDFEKLTHLYDTLHRAYTKVMEVMHTGKRLLGTYFRVAFFGQAAGFFEDEDGKEYIYKEPKFTPLSEISQRLLKLYSDKFGPENVKIIQDSGKVNPKDLDSKYAYIQVTHVMPHLDDKELDDRKTDFEKSHNIRRFVFETPFTVSGKKQGGVEEQCKRRTILTTTHCFPYVKKRIAVMYQHQSDLSPIEVAIDEMSAKVGELRLLCSASEVDMIRLQLKLQGSISVQVNAGPLAYARAFLDNGSAKRYPDNKVKQLKEVFRQFVDACGQALGVNERLIKEDQHEYHDEMKANYRDMIRELSSIMHEQIGG